In Fodinicola acaciae, the following proteins share a genomic window:
- a CDS encoding SAF domain-containing protein, protein MTGAAATPPRRRLRPVRASHLFLVLVVIAAAGGAAYLTYFPRTRTVYVAAVDLPAFHQLTEADVRKVDLSTKAIPAEPVIDRDSVLGRYTLAPVGQDAAMDKTKLGPVLVGGWLASRRLVAVESSTETNLGGALARGDVVDVLLSPTSAEGTAVTIDGVLVVDVRPAPPAVLIAVTQQQESRWMTLRGMSQVTIARVKPYQRP, encoded by the coding sequence GTGACGGGCGCGGCGGCCACTCCTCCCCGACGCCGGCTGCGGCCGGTACGAGCGTCTCACCTGTTCCTGGTCTTGGTCGTGATCGCGGCCGCCGGCGGCGCCGCGTACCTCACATACTTCCCGCGCACGCGCACGGTGTATGTCGCCGCCGTTGACCTGCCAGCCTTTCATCAGCTCACCGAGGCCGATGTGCGAAAGGTTGATCTGTCCACCAAGGCCATTCCCGCCGAGCCAGTGATTGACAGGGACAGCGTGCTCGGCCGCTACACCCTGGCTCCCGTCGGTCAAGACGCAGCGATGGACAAAACAAAGCTGGGTCCGGTGCTTGTCGGTGGCTGGCTAGCAAGTCGGCGCCTGGTTGCCGTCGAATCGTCGACCGAGACGAACCTGGGTGGGGCGTTGGCGCGCGGCGATGTCGTGGACGTACTTCTGAGCCCCACCTCGGCCGAGGGGACCGCGGTGACGATCGACGGTGTTCTGGTTGTCGACGTGAGACCAGCGCCGCCAGCGGTGCTTATAGCCGTCACGCAGCAACAGGAGTCACGCTGGATGACGCTACGGGGGATGTCTCAAGTCACGATCGCCCGTGTGAAGCCCTATCAGCGTCCTTGA